One window of the Felis catus isolate Fca126 chromosome E3, F.catus_Fca126_mat1.0, whole genome shotgun sequence genome contains the following:
- the CCP110 gene encoding centriolar coiled-coil protein of 110 kDa isoform X4, protein MEEYEKFCENSLARVQQASLSTESFLPVPSESISLIRFHGVAVLSPLLTIERRKEMQQEKQKALDVETRKHVNKKKDLLARVQEILENVQVRKAPNASDFDPWETETVYSNSEERNLNVPAMFPNILPSPTEHSTLGKSEKITGILPLNNEDRFKFNGIDLARDSEEFNALKQCDISDISPAENEASVKTPSATPQETLTSDGLLPTHEEPDPSLSEVTPDPYIMSLQNLMKKSKEYIEREQSRRSLRSSAKRSVNESHSDKENDAGKVTDYGKEKAQLTGKHCGSVIPDKPSLNKSNVLLQGASAQASSMNTSVLGSFSKVDIPVRTGHHTILDPDSDFKVIPTFVTENNVIKSLTGSYAKLPTPEPSLSPKMHRRHSRPSSACHILINNPINACELSPKGKEQTIDLVVQDTEEKTQIPETVPKLPVDLGVCSSKVYVTKNTSEAIQEVVLGKSNQVCQSSGNHLENKVIHGLDVMEGHLTCDGRGPHKMDSTCTAMPRSHEPYATGQCVVSQNFGPMSALKSANVLEKNSCNLQMELNKSYDVKNPSPLLMQNQNTRQQMDTPTVSCGNEQFLDNSFEKVKRRLDLDIDSLQKENCPFVLTTGITEQERQHLPEKRYPKGSVYINKNKMLESSSKEGEEILKSKMLAFEEMRKRLEEQHAQQLSLLIAEQEREQERLQKEIEEQEKMLKEKKAAEASELGIHSAVDLEWRKVSDSGLLETMLSQVDSLHTSNSNSSGFTNSALQHSFGSANEAPFYLWGSSTSGFTKLSVTRAFGRAKTKWSQVFSPEVQTKFNKVTAVAKGFLTRRLMQTDKLKQLRQTVKDTMEFIRSFQSEAPLKRGVVSAQDASLQERVLAQLRAALYGIHDIFFVMDAAERMSILHHDREVRKEKMLRQMDRMKSPRVALSAATQKSLDRKKYMKVLQPNQGQNAPVHRLLSRQGTPKTSVKGVVQNRQKSSQSRVPNRAPVSGAYAGKTQRKRPNVATI, encoded by the exons ATGGAGGAGTATGAGAAGTTCTGTGAGAATAGTCTCGCCAGAGTCCAGCAGGCATCACTGTCCACGGAGAGCTTTCTACCTGTCCCATCTGAAAGCATCTCACTTATCCGCTTCCATGGAGTGGCTGTGCTTTCTCCACTG CTTACCattgagagaaggaaggaaatgcaacaagaaaagcagaaagcCCTTGATGTAGAAACAAGAAAGCATGTAAATAAGAAGAAAGATTTACTGGCTCGTGTCCAGGAGATTCTTGAAAATGTTCAG gTTAGAAAAGCACCTAATGCTAGTGATTTTGATCCATGGGAGACTGAAACGGTTTACTCTAATTCAGAAGAGAGAAACCTGAATGTCCCTGCTATGTTTCCAAATATCTTGCCAAGCCCTACTGAACACTCTACTTTAGGAAAGTCTGAAAAGATAACTGGAATTTTGCCACTGAATAATGAGGACCGATTTAAATTCAATGGGATAGACTTAGCTAGGGACTCAGAAGAATTTAATGCTCTGAAGCAGTGTGATATTTCAGATATTAGCCCTGCGGAAAACGAAGCTTCTGTAAAAACCCCCTCAGCAACTCCACAGGAGACTCTTACATCTGATGGTCTCTTGCCAACACATGAAGAACCGGATCCATCACTTTCGGAAGTTACTCCAGATCCCTACATAATGAGTCTTCAGAACCTGATGAAAAAGTCAAAGGAATATATAGAAAGAGAACAGTCTAGACGCAGTCTGAGAAGTAGTGCAAAGAGGAGTGTTAACGAGAGTCATTCAGATAAAGAGAATGATGCTGGTAAAGTGACTGACTATGGAAAGGAAAAGGCACAGTTGACTGGCAAACACTGTGGTTCAGTTATTCCTGACAAACCAAGCCTTAATAAATCAAATGTTCTTCTCCAAGGTGCTTCCGCTCAAGCAAGCAGCATGAATACATCAGTTTTAGGTAGCTTTTCTAAAGTGGACATACCTGTACGAACTGGCCATCACACTATTTTAGATCCTGATTCTGATTTTAAAGTCATTCCCACTTTTGTTACCGAAAATAATGTTATCAAAAGTCTTACTGGTTCATATGCCAAATTACCTACTCCAGAGCCAAGCCTGAGTCCTAAAATGCATCGAAGGCATTCTAGACCATCATCAGCATGTCATATACTTATAAATAACCCAATAAACGCCTGTGAGTTAAGTcctaaaggaaaagaacagacgATAGACTTAGTTGTTCAAGATActgaagaaaaaacacaaatacctgAAACTGTGCCAAAGTTACCAGTTGATTTAGGAGTTTGTTCAAGCAAGGTTTATGTCACCAAAAATACATCTGAAGCCATACAGGAAGTGGTTTTGGGTAAATCAAATCAGGTATGTCAGTCTTCAGGAAATCACCTAGAAAATAAGGTTATTCATGGACTTGATGTCATGGAAGGTCACTTAACATGTGATGGGAGAGGACCACACAAAATGGATAGTACATGTACTGCGATGCCAAGATCGCATGAGCCATATGCCACCGGTCAGTGTGTAGTGAGTCAAAACTTTGGACCTATGAGTGCACTCAAGTCAGCCAATGTGTTAGAGAAAAACTCCTGCAATTTACAGATGGAACTGAATAAGTCTTATGATGTAAAAAACCCATCTCCTTTACTGATGCAAAACCAGAATACCAGACAGCAGATGGACACCCCTACAGTGTCCTGTGGAAATGAACAATTTTTGGATAACAGTTTTGAGAAAGTTAAACGGAGACTTGATTTAGATATTGATAGTTTGCAAAAAGAAAACTGCCCTTTTGTCTTAACAACCGGAATAACTGAACAGGAAAGGCAACATTTGCCAGAAAAAAGATACCCTAAGGGATCTGTCTACATCAACaagaataaaatgttagaaagtaGTTCCAAAG AAGGCGAGGAGATATTAAAAAGCAAGATGTTAGCTTTTGAAGAAATGCGGAAGAGACTAGAAGAACAGCATGCCCAGCAGTTATCACTACTCATAGCTGAGCAGGAAAGGGAACAGGAAAGATTGCAAAAG GAAATAgaagaacaggagaaaatgttaaaagagaaGAAGGCAGCTGAAGCCTCTGAATTGGGCATTCACAGTGCAGTGGACTTAGAATGGAGAAAAGTGAGTGACTCTGGTTTGCTGGAAACAATGCTGTCTCAAGTGGACTCACTCCATACTTCAAATTCAAATAGTTCTG gttTCACGAACTCTGCCCTACAGCATAGCTTTGGTTCTGCAAATGAAGCACCCTTCTACCTCTGGGGATCATCAACTAGTGGCTTCACCAAACTCTCAGTAACAAGGGCTTTTGGAAGGGCCAAAACTAAATGGTCTCAG gttttcagTCCAGAAGtacaaacaaaatttaacaaaGTAACTGCAGTGGCAAAAGGATTTCTAACTCGTAGGCTTATGCAGACAGATAAGCTAAAACAACTTCGCCAAACCGTAAAA GACACTATGGAATTCATAAGAAGCTTTCAGTCAGAGGCACCATTAAAGAGAGGAGTTGTCTCAGCACAAGATGCTTCTCTTCAGGAAAGAGTGTTAGCTCAG TTGCGAGCTGCCCTGTATGGTATTCATGACATATTCTTTGTAATGGATGCAGCTGAGAGAATGTCTATTCTCCATCATGACCGAGAAGTTCGCAAAGAGAAAATGCTCAGGCAAATG gaCAGAATGAAAAGCCCACGAGTGGCCCTGTCAGCTGCAACACAGAAGTCTCTCGATAGGAAGAAGTACATGAA AGTCCTTCAGCCAAACCAAGGACAGAATGCACCTGTTCATAGGCTACTTAGTAGACAAGG AACCCCTAAGACATCAGTGAAGGGGGTTGTGCAAAATAGACAGAAGTCTTCACAGAGCAGAGTGCCTAACAGAGCGCCTGTTTCAG GAGCATATGCAGGAAAAACCCAAAGAAAGCGGCCAAATGTTGCGACAATTTAA
- the CCP110 gene encoding centriolar coiled-coil protein of 110 kDa isoform X2 — protein MEEYEKFCENSLARVQQASLSTESFLPVPSESISLIRFHGVAVLSPLLTIERRKEMQQEKQKALDVETRKHVNKKKDLLARVQEILENVQVRKAPNASDFDPWETETVYSNSEERNLNVPAMFPNILPSPTEHSTLGKSEKITGILPLNNEDRFKFNGIDLARDSEEFNALKQCDISDISPAENEASVKTPSATPQETLTSDGLLPTHEEPDPSLSEVTPDPYIMSLQNLMKKSKEYIEREQSRRSLRSSAKRSVNESHSDKENDAGKVTDYGKEKAQLTGKHCGSVIPDKPSLNKSNVLLQGASAQASSMNTSVLGSFSKVDIPVRTGHHTILDPDSDFKVIPTFVTENNVIKSLTGSYAKLPTPEPSLSPKMHRRHSRPSSACHILINNPINACELSPKGKEQTIDLVVQDTEEKTQIPETVPKLPVDLGVCSSKVYVTKNTSEAIQEVVLGKSNQVCQSSGNHLENKVIHGLDVMEGHLTCDGRGPHKMDSTCTAMPRSHEPYATGQCVVSQNFGPMSALKSANVLEKNSCNLQMELNKSYDVKNPSPLLMQNQNTRQQMDTPTVSCGNEQFLDNSFEKVKRRLDLDIDSLQKENCPFVLTTGITEQERQHLPEKRYPKGSVYINKNKMLESSSKGEEILKSKMLAFEEMRKRLEEQHAQQLSLLIAEQEREQERLQKEIEEQEKMLKEKKAAEASELGIHSAVDLEWRKVSDSGLLETMLSQVDSLHTSNSNSSGFTNSALQHSFGSANEAPFYLWGSSTSGFTKLSVTRAFGRAKTKWSQVFSPEVQTKFNKVTAVAKGFLTRRLMQTDKLKQLRQTVKDTMEFIRSFQSEAPLKRGVVSAQDASLQERVLAQLRAALYGIHDIFFVMDAAERMSILHHDREVRKEKMLRQMDRMKSPRVALSAATQKSLDRKKYMKAAEMGMPNKKFLVKQNLSETRVLQPNQGQNAPVHRLLSRQGTPKTSVKGVVQNRQKSSQSRVPNRAPVSGAYAGKTQRKRPNVATI, from the exons ATGGAGGAGTATGAGAAGTTCTGTGAGAATAGTCTCGCCAGAGTCCAGCAGGCATCACTGTCCACGGAGAGCTTTCTACCTGTCCCATCTGAAAGCATCTCACTTATCCGCTTCCATGGAGTGGCTGTGCTTTCTCCACTG CTTACCattgagagaaggaaggaaatgcaacaagaaaagcagaaagcCCTTGATGTAGAAACAAGAAAGCATGTAAATAAGAAGAAAGATTTACTGGCTCGTGTCCAGGAGATTCTTGAAAATGTTCAG gTTAGAAAAGCACCTAATGCTAGTGATTTTGATCCATGGGAGACTGAAACGGTTTACTCTAATTCAGAAGAGAGAAACCTGAATGTCCCTGCTATGTTTCCAAATATCTTGCCAAGCCCTACTGAACACTCTACTTTAGGAAAGTCTGAAAAGATAACTGGAATTTTGCCACTGAATAATGAGGACCGATTTAAATTCAATGGGATAGACTTAGCTAGGGACTCAGAAGAATTTAATGCTCTGAAGCAGTGTGATATTTCAGATATTAGCCCTGCGGAAAACGAAGCTTCTGTAAAAACCCCCTCAGCAACTCCACAGGAGACTCTTACATCTGATGGTCTCTTGCCAACACATGAAGAACCGGATCCATCACTTTCGGAAGTTACTCCAGATCCCTACATAATGAGTCTTCAGAACCTGATGAAAAAGTCAAAGGAATATATAGAAAGAGAACAGTCTAGACGCAGTCTGAGAAGTAGTGCAAAGAGGAGTGTTAACGAGAGTCATTCAGATAAAGAGAATGATGCTGGTAAAGTGACTGACTATGGAAAGGAAAAGGCACAGTTGACTGGCAAACACTGTGGTTCAGTTATTCCTGACAAACCAAGCCTTAATAAATCAAATGTTCTTCTCCAAGGTGCTTCCGCTCAAGCAAGCAGCATGAATACATCAGTTTTAGGTAGCTTTTCTAAAGTGGACATACCTGTACGAACTGGCCATCACACTATTTTAGATCCTGATTCTGATTTTAAAGTCATTCCCACTTTTGTTACCGAAAATAATGTTATCAAAAGTCTTACTGGTTCATATGCCAAATTACCTACTCCAGAGCCAAGCCTGAGTCCTAAAATGCATCGAAGGCATTCTAGACCATCATCAGCATGTCATATACTTATAAATAACCCAATAAACGCCTGTGAGTTAAGTcctaaaggaaaagaacagacgATAGACTTAGTTGTTCAAGATActgaagaaaaaacacaaatacctgAAACTGTGCCAAAGTTACCAGTTGATTTAGGAGTTTGTTCAAGCAAGGTTTATGTCACCAAAAATACATCTGAAGCCATACAGGAAGTGGTTTTGGGTAAATCAAATCAGGTATGTCAGTCTTCAGGAAATCACCTAGAAAATAAGGTTATTCATGGACTTGATGTCATGGAAGGTCACTTAACATGTGATGGGAGAGGACCACACAAAATGGATAGTACATGTACTGCGATGCCAAGATCGCATGAGCCATATGCCACCGGTCAGTGTGTAGTGAGTCAAAACTTTGGACCTATGAGTGCACTCAAGTCAGCCAATGTGTTAGAGAAAAACTCCTGCAATTTACAGATGGAACTGAATAAGTCTTATGATGTAAAAAACCCATCTCCTTTACTGATGCAAAACCAGAATACCAGACAGCAGATGGACACCCCTACAGTGTCCTGTGGAAATGAACAATTTTTGGATAACAGTTTTGAGAAAGTTAAACGGAGACTTGATTTAGATATTGATAGTTTGCAAAAAGAAAACTGCCCTTTTGTCTTAACAACCGGAATAACTGAACAGGAAAGGCAACATTTGCCAGAAAAAAGATACCCTAAGGGATCTGTCTACATCAACaagaataaaatgttagaaagtaGTTCCAAAG GCGAGGAGATATTAAAAAGCAAGATGTTAGCTTTTGAAGAAATGCGGAAGAGACTAGAAGAACAGCATGCCCAGCAGTTATCACTACTCATAGCTGAGCAGGAAAGGGAACAGGAAAGATTGCAAAAG GAAATAgaagaacaggagaaaatgttaaaagagaaGAAGGCAGCTGAAGCCTCTGAATTGGGCATTCACAGTGCAGTGGACTTAGAATGGAGAAAAGTGAGTGACTCTGGTTTGCTGGAAACAATGCTGTCTCAAGTGGACTCACTCCATACTTCAAATTCAAATAGTTCTG gttTCACGAACTCTGCCCTACAGCATAGCTTTGGTTCTGCAAATGAAGCACCCTTCTACCTCTGGGGATCATCAACTAGTGGCTTCACCAAACTCTCAGTAACAAGGGCTTTTGGAAGGGCCAAAACTAAATGGTCTCAG gttttcagTCCAGAAGtacaaacaaaatttaacaaaGTAACTGCAGTGGCAAAAGGATTTCTAACTCGTAGGCTTATGCAGACAGATAAGCTAAAACAACTTCGCCAAACCGTAAAA GACACTATGGAATTCATAAGAAGCTTTCAGTCAGAGGCACCATTAAAGAGAGGAGTTGTCTCAGCACAAGATGCTTCTCTTCAGGAAAGAGTGTTAGCTCAG TTGCGAGCTGCCCTGTATGGTATTCATGACATATTCTTTGTAATGGATGCAGCTGAGAGAATGTCTATTCTCCATCATGACCGAGAAGTTCGCAAAGAGAAAATGCTCAGGCAAATG gaCAGAATGAAAAGCCCACGAGTGGCCCTGTCAGCTGCAACACAGAAGTCTCTCGATAGGAAGAAGTACATGAA AGCTGCTGAAATGGGAATGCCAAATAAGAAATTTCTGGTTAAACAAAATCTTTCTGAAACAAG AGTCCTTCAGCCAAACCAAGGACAGAATGCACCTGTTCATAGGCTACTTAGTAGACAAGG AACCCCTAAGACATCAGTGAAGGGGGTTGTGCAAAATAGACAGAAGTCTTCACAGAGCAGAGTGCCTAACAGAGCGCCTGTTTCAG GAGCATATGCAGGAAAAACCCAAAGAAAGCGGCCAAATGTTGCGACAATTTAA